Proteins encoded in a region of the Fusibacter sp. A1 genome:
- a CDS encoding methyltransferase domain-containing protein, with the protein MFKEIKELLECPACHGELTWMIQEHTEERIVNAQIKCTECHADYEVKDEIGMFLTPDLVRNDLWEKVDGVIVNFFNENPDIFKELENADPHTMNGTDLWYLASYYESKENFDKSQALFDIAFPKIYEADYLSAWRSGMDYITDSLQPEKIMVDIASGKGYLVRRTLEKTTNKVVATDFSPTVLVRNKAYYKHLGLYDRLSLVAFDARRTPFKNESVELMTTNLGLSNIENSGTIANEIDRISKSKVMFYLEFLDESDKAHVDFLNEYKMADMNLRSNCLQVFEDKAFTISFDNDIEVLKSPTPKGNIIEGVGIDSLPLHPIKYSCCVMVGEK; encoded by the coding sequence ATGTTTAAAGAGATAAAAGAACTTTTGGAGTGTCCAGCTTGTCATGGTGAGTTGACATGGATGATTCAGGAGCATACAGAAGAACGAATTGTAAATGCACAAATCAAATGCACGGAATGCCATGCTGATTATGAAGTGAAAGATGAGATAGGGATGTTCTTAACGCCTGATTTGGTAAGAAACGACTTATGGGAAAAGGTGGATGGCGTAATCGTCAACTTTTTTAATGAAAATCCAGACATTTTCAAAGAACTTGAAAATGCCGATCCTCATACGATGAATGGCACTGATTTATGGTACCTTGCCTCCTATTACGAATCGAAGGAAAACTTTGACAAGTCCCAAGCCTTGTTTGACATAGCATTTCCTAAGATTTATGAGGCCGACTATTTAAGCGCATGGCGTTCTGGGATGGATTATATCACAGACAGCTTGCAGCCTGAGAAGATCATGGTGGACATCGCTTCGGGTAAAGGGTATCTTGTAAGACGGACGCTTGAGAAGACGACAAACAAAGTGGTGGCTACCGATTTTAGCCCGACCGTACTTGTTCGAAACAAAGCTTATTACAAGCATTTAGGGCTGTATGATCGGTTGAGTTTGGTGGCGTTTGATGCCAGAAGAACACCGTTCAAGAATGAATCGGTGGAACTTATGACGACAAACCTCGGATTATCGAATATCGAGAATTCGGGTACGATCGCCAATGAAATCGACCGTATTTCAAAATCGAAGGTGATGTTCTATTTGGAGTTTTTAGATGAGTCGGACAAAGCCCATGTCGATTTTTTAAATGAGTATAAAATGGCAGATATGAACCTTCGCTCTAATTGCCTTCAAGTTTTTGAGGATAAGGCATTTACGATCAGTTTTGACAATGATATCGAAGTGTTAAAGTCGCCTACACCAAAAGGAAACATAATCGAGGGTGTCGGAATTGACAGTTTACCGCTGCATCCAATCAAATACAGCTGTTGCGTGATGGTCGGAGAAAAGTAA